Proteins encoded in a region of the Engraulis encrasicolus isolate BLACKSEA-1 unplaced genomic scaffold, IST_EnEncr_1.0 scaffold_113_np1212, whole genome shotgun sequence genome:
- the LOC134442082 gene encoding uncharacterized protein LOC134442082: MSAVCKCGKVCKNLTDLKIHQTKMRCLRNPVVQRTVPVPSTASGETEEDPGPETPHSAQSLRAPPATPQSRPSEHRRILWPATNKESEWQQFDVDVDSALEATAKGDVEQRLRTMSTLIICIASDRFGIKDQHATKTSTAPIPNRREKKISQLRKELRILRSQYKKANDDEKAALAELRGEWHRKRGKEKARKRSAFIANPFGFTRKLLGEKRSGQLSCPKEDINRHISYTYSDSMRDQDLGHCDVLVCPPEPSTLFDISAPTLKEVKEVIKASRAASAPGPSGVPYKVFKQCPRLLERLWKIFRVIWKKGKVPHQWNYAEGVWIPKVENAKDIEEFRSISLLSAECKAFFKIVSNRLMRYLLKNSYIDTSVQKGGVPGVPGCIEHTGVVTQLIREARESRGDLAVLWLDLANAYGSIPHKLVELSLCKYHVPEKVRHLILDYYDHFSLRVSSGATTSDWHRLEKGIITISVSLFALAMNMLVKSAEVECRGPLSRSGTRQPPIRAFMDDLTVTTTSVPGCRWLLQGLDRLISWARMSFKPGKSRSLVLRKGKVTDRFRFRLGDTTIPSVSEKPVKSLGKLFTGDLKDTRARQTASDDLNQWLSAVDKSGLPGKFKAWIYQHNILPRLLWPLLMYEIPVTTVESFERKISQHLRRWLGLPRSLSSIALFGHGTKLQLPFSSVTEEFKVARAREVLLYRDSSDGKVSSAGVEVRTGRKWRAHDAVERAEARLRHSTLVGTVATGRAGLGSIPKPCFSKAKGKERRKLIQEEVRAEVEEARLSRVVGMSKQGAWTKWEHVTNRKITWTELWKAEPHHFKFLVQSVYDVLPSPANLFTWGLTNSPVCQLCQKRGSLEHILSCCSKALGDGRYRWRHDQVLRAIADTICTGISVSKGQQPTKSAIAFVRAGERPQPSKKTQGGLLTTARDWQLLVDLGRQLRFPDNIASTTLRPDMVLTSTSSRQVVLLELTVPWEDRMEEAQERKRAKYADLVAECRRNGWSARCEPIEVGCRGFAGRSLHRVLGLLGIRGLHRRRATKNILEAAERASRWLWLRRGEAWRSALPGHKSGN, from the coding sequence ATGAGCGCAGTCTGCAAATGTGGCAAGGTCTGCAAAAATCTGACAGATCTTAAGATACATCAGACCAAGATGCGCTGCTTAAGGAACCCTGTGGTGCAACGCACAGTGCCAGTACCCAGTACAGCATCTGGTGAGACGGAGGAGGATCCAGGCCCGGAGACACCCCACAGTGCCCAGAGCCTCCGTGCACCACCGGCGACACCCCAAAGCAGGCCATCGGAACATCGTCGAATTTTGTGGCCCGCTACCAACAAGGAGTCGGAATGGCAGCAGTTTGATGTCGATGTCGATTCAGCCCTTGAAGCAACAGCAAAGGGTGATGTAGAGCAGCGGCTCAGGACAATGAGCACACTCATAATATGCATCGCATCAGACAGGTTTGGCATCAAGGACCAACATGCCACCAAGACTTCAACAGCACCAATTCCAAACCGGCGTGAGAAGAAGATCTCTCAACTCAGAAAGGAGCTGAGGATATTAAGGAGCCAGTACAAGAAGGCTAACGACGATGAGAAGGCAGCTTTGGCAGAGCTGAGGGGAGAGTGGCACAGGAAGAGGGGCAAAGAGAAGGCTCGCAAGCGCAGTGCCTTCATTGCAAACCCATTTGGTTTTACAAGGAAACTGCTGGGAGAGAAACGCAGTGGTCAGCTCTCGTGTCCAAAGGAAGACATCAACCGCCACATAAGTTACACCTACAGCGACAGCATGAGAGACCAAGACCTCGGCCACTGTGATGTCCTAGTATGCCCCCCCGAACCCAGCACCCTGTTTGACATCAGCGCACCTACCCTGAAGGAAGTCAAAGAAGTCATCAAAGCTTCCagagcagcatcagcaccaggccCAAGTGGGGTTCCATACAAGGTCTTCAAGCAGTGTCCCCGCCTGCTGGAGCGCCTATGGAAGATCTTCAGAGTGATCTGGAAGAAAGGGAAGGTACCCCATCAGTGGAACTATGCAGAAGGAGTATGGATCCCCAAGGTGGAGAACGCCAAGGACATCGAGGAGTTCAGGTCAATCTCCCTTCTCAGCGCAGAGTGCAAGGCCTTCTTCAAGATCGTTTCCAATCGCCTCATGAGATATCTGCTCAAGAACTCCTACATCGATACCTCGGTGCAGAAAGGAGGAGTCCCAGGAGTCCCAGGGTGCATCGAGCACACCGGTGTAGTGACCCAGCTGATTCGTGAGGCGAGAGAGAGCAGGGGCGATCTGGCAGTACTGTGGCTGGACCTTGCCAATGCTTACGGGTCTATTCCACACAAGCTGGTGGAATTATCCCTGTGTAAGTACCATGTCCCAGAGAAAGTGCGCCACCTCATCCTCGACTACTACGACCATTTTAGTCTGAGGGTGTCTTCTGGGGCAACAACATCAGATTGGCATCGTCTGGAAAAAGGAATCATCAcgatctctgtgtctctgtttgccCTCGCCATGAACATGCTCGTGAAGTCAGCAGAAGTGGAGTGTCGAGGACCACTGTCAAGATCTGGTACCCGGCAGCCACCGATAAGAGCATTCATGGATGATCTCACGGTAACCACAACATCAGTGCCTGGATGCAGATGGCTCCTGCAAGGTCTGGACCGACTCATCTCTTGGGCAAGAATGAGTTTCAAGCCTGGGAAGTCCAGGTCCCTGGTCTTGAGGAAAGGGAAGGTGACGGACCGCTTCCGATTCAGGCTGGGAGATACCACCATCCCATCTGTATCCGAGAAACCAGTGAAGAGCCTTGGAAAGCTCTTCACTGGCGATCTGAAGGACACCAGGGCACGCCAGACCGCCAGTGATGACCTCAACCAGTGGCTCTCAGCGGTAGACAAGAGTGGGCTTCCCGGGAAGTTCAAGGCCTGGATCTACCAGCACAACATCTTGCCTCGTCTCCTTTGGCCACTGCTAATGTATGAAATCCCAGTCACAACCGTGGAGAGCTTTGAGCGAAAGATCAGCCAGCACCTGCGCAGGTGGCTGGGCCTGCCACGTAGTCTGAGCAGTATAGCACTGTTTGGACATGGGACTAAGCTCCAGCTTCCGTTCAGCAGTGTCACCGAGGAGTTCAAGGTCGCCCGAGCCAGAGAGGTCCTGCTTTACAGAGACTCCTCTGATGGGAAGGTATCCTCAGCAGGGGTGGAGGTTCGCACAGGAAGGAAGTGGCGAGCCCATGACGCAGTGGAGAGAGCAGAGGCAAGGCTGCGGCACAGTACCTTAGTAGGCACTGTGGCCACAGGGCGCGCAGGGCTGGGCAGCATCCCGAAGCCTTGCTTCAGCAAAGCCAAAGGGAAGGAAAGGCGGAAGCTCATACAGGAGGAGGTTCGGGCAGAGGTGGAAGAGGCTCGCCTCAGCAGAGTGGTGGGCATGAGCAAGCAGGGGGCTTGGACCAAGTGGGAGCATGTCACGAACCGCAAGATCACATGGACTGAGCTGTGGAAGGCGGAGCCACACCATTTCAAGTTTCTTGTCCAGTCGGTTTACGACGTACTTCCAAGCCCTGCTAACTTGTTCACCTGGGGCCTGACAAACTCGCCGGTGTGTCAGCTCTGCCAGAAGAGAGGATCTTTAGAACACATCCTCAGCTGTTGCTCAAAGGCCTTGGGAGATGGCAGATATCGTTGGCGCCACGACCAAGTCCTGCGGGCAATAGCAGACACCATTTGCACCGGCATCAGTGTCAGCAAGGGGCAACAACCAACCAAGAGCGCAATTGCTTTCGTCCGAGCAGGCGAGAGACCTCAACCCTCCAAGAAGACCCAAGGGGGCCTGCTCACTACAGCAAGGGACTGGCAGCTCTTGGTTGATCTGGGGAGACAGTTGCGATTCCCAGACAACATCGCATCTACGACACTCCGCCCTGATATGGTGTTGACGTCTACGTCCAGCAGGCAGGTGGTGCTCCTTGAGCTAACAGTTCCCTGGGAGGACCGAATGGAGGAAgctcaggagaggaagagagcaaaatATGCGGATCTTGTGGCTGAGTGCCGGAGGAATGGTTGGAGTGCCCGCTGCGAGCCAATAGAGGTGGGTTGCAGAGGCTTCGCGGGCAGATCCCTACACCGTGTCCTTGGGCTCCTTGGAATTCGCGGACTGCACAGGAGAAGAGCCACCAAGAACATCTTGGAAGCAGCAGAGAGGGCCTCACGGTGGCTCTGGTTGAGGAGGGGTGAGGCGTGGCGTAGTGCGCTACCTGGACACAAGTCGGGGAActga